AATTCTGTTTGATGATGACACTCGACTTGAGTTTGTGGAAGTCAAAGATGTGGATGTGAGAGAGAAAATCAAATATCGCTATCAATATATGGGTAAAGACCATACCATGTTCTTTCGGTATGATAATGCCTCTCATCACCCTCATATTCTGACGTTTCCCCATCATAAGCATGTAGATAAAGAACATGTGAAAGAAAGCCATGAACCTGCATTAGATGATGTGTTATTGGAAGTTGCTCAAAGAAGACATTTAAAGAAACAGGAGTAACTTTAAGAGAAAAAAAGAAGAGAAAAGTAGGATTGAGGGAAAAATTCGGGGACATAATACTAAATTATTAAGAAGGAAAGCAAGTCAGAAGAAGA
This is a stretch of genomic DNA from bacterium. It encodes these proteins:
- a CDS encoding DUF6516 family protein: MIEAYFEYVEKTIQDFPNIRSYTLSKKVYNAKQGFIRGIILFDDDTRLEFVEVKDVDVREKIKYRYQYMGKDHTMFFRYDNASHHPHILTFPHHKHVDKEHVKESHEPALDDVLLEVAQRRHLKKQE